A region from the Kazachstania africana CBS 2517 chromosome 11, complete genome genome encodes:
- the TYW1 gene encoding putative tRNA 4-demethylwyosine synthase (similar to Saccharomyces cerevisiae TYW1 (YPL207W); ancestral locus Anc_6.220) — MEPINPVILSLLGLAASIYVYFGGRISFLAVIAAAYYVIASESSNGKLEQASTVQEEPKQKAHACSCSHSGGSSCCKSKSGSNDEKKKKKCCGGKGHHSNKEKTKSNDEFDSLTIDFSDAFKTKKKSKKDRVKVFNKSKSSMTYVSKYADEENSHGLVKTGLTVSNEALLKSDIYIFYSTLQGNAERSAKIVKENLDIVEELEKEAILVNLDEINDIDEYFVEIPSENAIYILVIPSYDTDCPLDYFIQTLEENFNDFRLDSFPLRKLVGYTVLGLGDSESWPDKFCYQSNKVDYWLARLGGRRIFPLGQVCMKYDGNDKIIEWSKLFGEMLKDDEPILYEYDEKVSDANNGEDEEEEDDTENTSDGETVADVEDLGGKTVNSNSLEIKQMVGKTSPTYKNLTKQGYKIIGSHSGVKICRWTKNELRGKGSCYKKSLFNIASSRCMELTPSLACSSKCVFCWRHGTNPVSKNWRWETDEPEYILENALEAHYSMIKQMRGVPGVVADRFAKAFKVAHCALSLVGEPIMYPHISKFIELLHQKDITSFLVCNAQHPESLRTIGKVTQLYVSIDAPTKQELKKVDRPLYKDFWERMMECLDILKTVQSHQRTVFRLTLVKGFNMGDISSYASLVERGQPCFIEVKGATFSGSSKDNVNSLTMQNIPYNEECKQFVESFVKELQRRGLEYDIAAEHAHSNCILIANKKFKINDEWHTHIDFDKFFQLLKTGEQFTYMDYLSKTPEWALYGNGGFAPGNVREIRKEKKLKNKLKNQTPSVEVVA, encoded by the coding sequence ATGGAGCCGATTAACCCTGTGATACTATCGTTACTTGGTCTAGCGGCCTCAATATATGTTTACTTTGGGGGcagaatttctttcttagcAGTGATTGCTGCAGCATACTATGTCATCGCTTCTGAAAGTAGCAATGGAAAACTGGAGCAAGCATCTACAGTCCAAGAGGAGCCTAAACAGAAGGCCCACGCATGCTCTTGTTCTCATTCGGGAGGGTCATCCTGTTGTAAATCTAAGTCTGGGtctaatgatgaaaaaaagaagaagaagtgCTGTGGTGGGAAAGGCCATCACAGtaacaaagaaaagaccAAGTccaatgatgaatttgactCTTTAACTATCGATTTCAGTGATGCTTTCAAGactaaaaagaaaagtaaaaaaGATCGCGTTAAAGTGTTTAATAAAAGTAAAAGCAGTATGACATATGTCAGCAAATATGCTGATGAGGAAAACTCACATGGTTTAGTCAAAACAGGTTTAACTGTCTCAAATGAGGCCCTATTAAAATCTGACATTTACATTTTTTACAGTACTCTACAAGGTAATGCTGAAAGATCTGCTAAGATagttaaagaaaatttagaCATAGTCGAGGAGTTGGAGAAAGAGGCAATTTTAGTGAACTTGGATGAgattaatgatattgacgaatattttgttgaaattcCTAGTGAAAATGCTATCTATATTCTGGTCATCCCATCCTATGATACTGATTGTCCCTTGGATTACTTTATTCAAACTTTAGAAGAAAACTTCAATGATTTCAGATTGGATAGTTTCCCCCTACGCAAATTAGTTGGTTACACAGTTCTCGGACTTGGTGACTCTGAGTCATGGCCAGATAAATTTTGTTACCAAAGTAATAAAGTGGATTATTGGTTGGCTAGATTAGGTGGGAGAAGAATCTTCCCACTTGGCCAAGTCTGTATGAAATATGACGGCAATGATaagattattgaatggAGTAAATTGTTTGGTGAAATGTTAAAGGACGATGAACCTATTCTTTATGAATATGACGAAAAAGTTTCCGACGCCAATAATggtgaagatgaagaagaagaagatgacaCCGAGAACACCAGTGATGGTGAGACTGTTGCTGACGTCGAAGATTTGGGCGGTAAGACTGTCAATTCGAATTCTTTAGAGATTAAACAAATGGTGGGGAAGACTAGTCCAACctataaaaatttgactAAGCAAGgttataaaataattggtAGTCACTCGGGAGTGAAGATTTGTAGATGGaccaaaaatgaattacGTGGGAAGGGGTCCTGTTATAAAAAATCACTTTTCAACATCGCATCAAGTAGATGTATGGAATTGACACCCTCTCTAGCGTGTTCTTCCAAATGTGTTTTCTGTTGGAGACACGGTACAAATCCTGTCTCTAAAAACTGGAGATGGGAAACTGATGAACctgaatatattttagaaaatgcTCTTGAAGCGCATTATTCAATGATTAAACAGATGAGGGGTGTTCCTGGTGTTGTGGCTGATAGATTCGCTAAGGCCTTCAAAGTGGCACATTGTGCTCTGTCGTTGGTTGGTGAACCTATTATGTACCCACATATCtccaaatttattgagTTATTGCATCAAAAGGATATCACAAGTTTCTTAGTTTGTAATGCACAACACCCTGAATCATTAAGAACCATTGGTAAGGTGACACAATTGTATGTTTCTATTGATGCTCCTACAAAacaagaattgaagaaagtcGATCGTCCTTTGTACAAGGATTTCTGGGAAAGAATGATGGAATGTTTAGACATCTTAAAAACGGTACAATCACATCAAAGAACTGTTTTTAGACTGACCTTAGTGAAAGGTTTCAATATGGGTGACATTTCGTCATACGCATCCCTAGTGGAAAGAGGTCAACCATGTTTCATTGAAGTTAAAGGTGCTACATTCAGTGGGTCTTCTAAAGATAATGTTAATTCACTAACCATGCAAAATATCCCATATAACGAAGAATGTAAACAATTCGTTGAATCATTTGTTAAGGAATTACAAAGACGTGGTCTTGAATACGATATTGCAGCTGAACATGCTCATTCTAACTGTATTTTGATCGCAAACAAGAAGTTCAAGATCAATGACGAATGGCATACCCATATTGATTTCgacaaatttttccaattgttGAAAACAGGGGAACAATTTACATATATGGATTATCTATCAAAGACGCCTGAATGGGCATTGTATGGTAATGGTGGGTTCGCACCTGGTAACGTGAGAGAAATtaggaaagaaaagaagttaAAGAACAAGTTAAAGAACCAAACTCCAAGTGTTGAAGTTGTTGCATGA
- the PGC1 gene encoding phosphatidylglycerol phospholipase (similar to Saccharomyces cerevisiae YPL206C; ancestral locus Anc_6.217): MVKIVGHRAFKGSCPENSLKAFNMAYDNGVDMLETDLQLTKDGEIIINHDSDTGRNWDQDLVIAESNYEDLLKLKHKLLPDEKILTFNDLLTWFIGRIDQDDTPHDCKLMLDIKFTNDKLILVKIFNEMLKVRDDLQFWQSRIVLGVWLLDWYQYGVETAVFKGFDIIVITMSLDVAEQFINYSIKLDDPDFKLYGISIHYVSSWTDNFRYVLCPIIEKYDIKVFLWTVNKEIDFSYIEGLPIYGTITDNPLDARAYLKDKHHWATTTDEKHKFNVPQLNSLEGLRFHSYIVIYDVVCALLFSKWAHFKIFGYSVAYIIFLMLRVIHFL; encoded by the coding sequence ATGGTTAAGATCGTGGGTCACAGGGCCTTCAAAGGTTCGTGCCctgaaaattctttaaaGGCTTTCAATATGGCCTACGATAACGGTGTCGATATGTTGGAGACAGACCTTCAATTGACTAAAGATGGGgaaattattatcaatCACGATTCGGATACTGGAAGAAACTGGGACCAAGATTTAGTAATAGCTGAATCGAATTATGAGGATCTGTTAAAATTGAAGCATAAGTTACTTCCggatgaaaaaattttaacttTCAATGATCTTTTAACTTGGTTTATTGGCCGTATCGATCAGGATGATACACCTCATGATTGTAAATTGATGTtagatatcaaatttacaaatgataaattaattctggtcaaaatttttaacgAAATGTTGAAAGTTAGGGACGATTTGCAATTTTGGCAATCAAGAATTGTTTTGGGGGTCTGGCTTCTAGATTGGTACCAATACGGTGTAGAAACCGCCGTTTTCAAAggatttgatattattgttatcaCAATGTCTCTCGATGTTGCAGAacaattcatcaattattCCATCAAATTAGATGATCCGGATTTTAAACTTTACGGTATATCAATCCATTACGTATCTTCATGGACCGATAACTTTAGATACGTTCTTTGTCCTATAATCGAAAAATATGATATCAAAGTCTTTTTATGGACTGTAAATAAAGAGATAGATTTTTCCTACATCGAAGGTCTACCCATATATGGTACTATCACAGATAATCCACTCGATGCTAGAGCATACTTGAAAGATAAACATCATTGGGCTACAACAACAGACGAAAAACATAAATTTAACGTACCTCAATTGAATTCTCTAGAGGGTTTAAGATTCCATTCTTATATTGTGATATACGATGTTGTTTGTGCATTATTATTCTCTAAATGGGctcatttcaaaatattcgGATATTCCGTTGCTTATATCATCTTCTTAATGTTAAGAGTGATCCATTTcttatga
- the HRR25 gene encoding serine/threonine protein kinase HRR25 (similar to Saccharomyces cerevisiae HRR25 (YPL204W); ancestral locus Anc_6.215) yields the protein MDLRVGRKFRIGKKIGSGSFGEIYHGTNLISGEEVAIKLESIRSRHPQLEYESRVYRYLSGGVGLPFVRWFGREGEYNAMVIDLLGPSLEDLFNYCHRKFSLKTVIMLALQMICRIQYIHGRSFIHRDIKPDNFLMGTGKRGSTVHIIDFGLSKKYRDFNTHRHIPYRENKSLTGTARYASVNTHLGIEQCRRDDLESLGYIFVYFCKGSLPWQGLKATTKKQKYDRILEKKLSINMDTLCQGLPIEFKYYMDYCKNLKFDERPDYLHLARLFKDLSIKLEYHNDHLFDWTMFRYTKALIEKQNQNLNLLNNETGTDEKNEQFNKIKQLTMKKFSSHFHYYKLESKNIPSPEEIKQQTIENNNIIPTLPQEILSIIDKNMDTLKQSQEQQQQDAQPQEPLLQQQQKDISSQFISQQPQQQQPSTILKRPGVTHYPPQQQPQQPPQQQQEPTSHQMWL from the coding sequence ATGGATTTAAGAGTAGGAAGGAAGTTTCGTATTGGTAAAAAGATCGGGAGCGGTTCTTTTGGTGAGATTTATCATGGGACGAATTTAATTAGTGGTGAAGAAGTGGCCATAAAATTAGAGTCAATCCGTTCAAGACATCCACAACTAGAATATGAGTCAAGAGTGTACAGATATCTCAGTGGAGGCGTTGGATTACCGTTTGTGAGGTGGTTTGGAAGAGAAGGTGAATACAATGCCATGGTTATTGATCTGTTGGGACCCTCATTGGAAgatcttttcaattattgTCACAGAAAATTCTCCTTAAAGACAGTGATCATGCTAGCATTACAAATGATTTGTAGAATTCAGTACATCCATGGGAGATCCTTCATTCACAGAGATATCAAACCGGATAATTTCCTTATGGGTACCGGGAAGAGAGGTTCTACGGTACatataattgattttggttTATCCAAAAAATATCGAGATTTTAATACTCACCGTCATATTCCATACagagaaaataaatcattaaCTGGTACTGCAAGATATGCAAGTGTCAACACACATTTGGGGATCGAACAGTGTAGAAGAGATGATTTGGAATCATTAGGTTACATTTTCGTTTATTTCTGTAAAGGTTCTTTACCATGGCAAGGTTTAAAAGCCACGacaaagaaacaaaaatatgataGAATCctagagaaaaaattgagtaTTAATATGGACACCCTTTGTCAAGGTCTAcccattgaattcaaatactACATGGATTATTGTAAGAATCTAAAATTTGACGAAAGGCCAGATTATTTACACTTGGCAAGACtattcaaagatttgaGCATCAAGTTAGAATATCATAACGACCATCTATTCGACTGGACAATGTTCCGTTACACAAAGGCattgattgaaaaacaaaatcaaaatttaaatctaTTGAACAATGAAACCGGTACTGACGAGAAGAACGAGCAATTCAATAAGATCAAGCAATTGACAATGAAGAAGTTCTCTTCACATTTCCATTACTACAAGCTGGAATCCAAAAATATTCCTTCTccagaagaaatcaaacaaCAAACTatcgaaaataataatatcattcCAACGTTGCCACAAGAGATTCTCTCCATCATAGACAAAAACATGGACACTCTAAAGCAGTCACAGgagcaacagcaacaggATGCCCAACCTCAGGAGCCTCTCTTACAACAGCAACAGAAGGACATATCTTCTCAATTCATTTCACAACAACcacagcaacaacaaccaTCCACCATCCTAAAACGCCCAGGCGTCACACACTACCCACCCCAACAGCAACCACAGCAACCTCCACAGCAACAGCAAGAGCCAACCAGCCACCAAATGTGGTTGTAA
- the TPK2 gene encoding cAMP-dependent protein kinase catalytic subunit TPK2 (similar to Saccharomyces cerevisiae TPK2 (YPL203W); ancestral locus Anc_6.214), with protein sequence MMETHAQYVDYLPTKEKQETSQELEDTAQQQQILYQKAMNQEQPSVLQQRSTVSKGKYTLNDFQIMRTLGTGSFGRVHLVRSVHNGRYYAIKVLKKQQIVKMKQIEHTNDERRMLKLVEHPFLIRMWGTFQDSNNLFMVMDYIEGGELFSLLRKSQRFPNPVAKFYAAEVVLALEYLHFNNIIYRDLKPENILLDRNGHIKITDFGFAKEVTTVTWTLCGTPDYIAPEVIATKPYNKSVDWWSLGILIYEMLAGYTPFYDTTPMKTYEKILHGRVTYPSFFNSDVVDLLSKLITADLTRRIGNLQNGTQEIKSHPWFSEVVWEKLLSKDIETPYEPPIVSGVGDTSLFDQYPEERLNYGIHGEDPYEALFTDF encoded by the coding sequence ATGATGGAGACACATGCGCAGTATGTAGACTACTTGCCCACGAAGGAAAAACAAGAGACGTCCCAGGAATTGGAAGACACGGCTCAGCAGCAACAGATACTGTATCAAAAGGCGATGAATCAAGAACAGCCGTCGGTATTACAGCAACGATCTACCGTCTCTAAGGGTAAGTATACGTTGAATGATTTCCAGATAATGAGAACTCTGGGGACAGGGTCCTTTGGTAGAGTGCATTTAGTTAGATCTGTTCACAACGGTAGATACTATGCTATTaaagtattgaaaaagcaaCAGATCgtgaaaatgaaacaaattgaGCATACAAACGATGAAAGGAGAATGCTAAAATTGGTAGAACATCCTTTTCTAATTAGAATGTGGGGCACATTTCAGGATTCcaataatctttttatGGTCATGGATTACATCGAAGGAGGTGAACTTTTTTCACTGCTAAGAAAATCGCAAAGATTTCCAAATCCCGTGGCTAAATTTTATGCTGCCGAAGTTGTATTGGCGTTAGAGTATCTGCACTTCAACAATATCATCTATAGGGATTTAAAACCTGAAAATATCCTACTGGATAGAAATGGTCACATTAAGATAACTGATTTTGGTTTTGCTAAAGAAGTTACGACAGTGACATGGACTCTTTGTGGTACTCCCGATTACATTGCACCGGAAGTCATTGCTACAAAGCCTTACAATAAATCAGTTGATTGGTGGTCTTTAGGTATATTAATTTATGAAATGTTGGCAGGCTATACACCATTTTATGATACGACCCCAATGAAAACttatgaaaaaattttgcatGGTAGAGTCACATAcccatcttttttcaattcagaTGTAGTCGATTTACTTTCTAAATTGATTACTGCCGATTTAACGAGAAGAATCGGTAATTTACAAAACGGAACTCAGGAAATCAAATCGCATCCATGGTTTAGTGAGGTCGTTTgggaaaaattattaagtaaagatattgaaacaCCATATGAACCCCCTATCGTCTCTGGTGTTGGTGATacatcattatttgatcAGTACCCTGAAGAAAGATTGAATTACGGTATTCACGGTGAAGATCCATATGAAGCTTTATTTACAGATTTCTAA
- the AFT2 gene encoding Aft2p (similar to Saccharomyces cerevisiae AFT1 (YGL071W) and AFT2 (YPL202C); ancestral locus Anc_6.211) produces MESKELNLFDCLSWDLLNNNEFQDSTLQQKTTIRNISKQPKNRRSKKDKLFSTPDNLSDALVKDQNKLIHLDPVPIFRERSEIKPWLQKIFFPQGIDLVIERSDSSKVIFKCKANPNRTCKSESTSRCPFRIRATFSIKLQKWNIVVVNNIHSHKCKFNPNSEEYKKFKKYLKDNNDIDTIKLFEEFEYKFKFNLPIFKPNVIKCDCGLTKEISLFNNIVLPINKPSKESLLLTKTKKITKKSTLTNNSNSTSHSNNNKIKIKTENFIDFNTNANLLNNNQSFGDDVTNLNEIDFTNMFKLEEKEPESLSIENFEFETSNNDILSEFIDFNDDDNTKTVSTESELNDLSYFLNVDLVNDPVNMKDLDSIATPNEFIEFGL; encoded by the coding sequence ATGGAATCAAAGGAATTAAATCTGTTTGATTGTCTCTCGTGGGATCTGCTAAATAACAACGAATTCCAGGATTCCACATTACAGCAGAAAACAACAATACGGAACATATCAAAACAACCAAAAAACAGAAGATCGAAGAAGGATAAATTGTTTTCTACGCCTGATAATCTTTCAGATGCATTGGTTaaagatcaaaataaaCTGATCCATCTGGATCCAGTCCCCATCTTCCGGGAAAGATCAGAGATTAAACCATGGTTACAGAAAATCTTCTTCCCACAGGGTATCGATTtagttattgaaagatcaGATAGTAGTAAAGTAATCTTTAAATGTAAAGCTAACCCAAACCGTACGTGTAAATCGGAAAGTACGTCAAGGTGTCCATTCCGTATAAGGGccactttttcaattaaattacaaaaatggaatattGTTGTCGTTAATAACATTCATTCACATAAGTGTAAATTTAATCCAAATTCTGAAGAGtacaaaaaattcaagaaatatctCAAGGAcaataatgatattgatacCATTAAACtgtttgaagaatttgaatataaatttaaattcaatttacCAATTTTCAAACCAAATGTTATAAAATGTGATTGTGGCCTTACAAAggaaatttcattgttCAATAATATCGTTCTCCCAATTAATAAACCAAGTAAAGAAAGCTTATTATTGACCAAGACCAAAAAAATCACCAAAAAATCAACACTTACTAATAACAGTAACAGTACCAGTcatagtaataataataagatCAAGATAAAgacagaaaattttatagaTTTTAACACAAATGCcaatttattgaacaaTAACCAGTCATTTGGTGATGACGtaacaaatttaaatgaaatcGATTTCACAAATATGTttaaattagaagaaaaagaaccTGAAAGTTtatccattgaaaatttcgaaTTTGAGACTAGtaataatgatatattAAGTGAGTTTATCGACTTCAATGACGATGACAACACCAAAACTGTCTCTACGGAAAGTGAACTCAACGATCTCTCTTATTTCTTGAACGTCGACCTAGTTAATGATCCAGTTAATATGAAAGATTTGGATAGTATTGCCACTCCCAatgaattcattgaatttggattatga
- the YIG1 gene encoding Yig1p (similar to Saccharomyces cerevisiae YIG1 (YPL201C); ancestral locus Anc_6.210): MGLPIETFEFSNHILENRIHSYNNHHPPHIFKSLLSSNNDLVSSHYPILNNQIKQELIHVSTSRLATTTTLSRSRNVNANNWKLNLKDSGTLSNEGNMIKNTISNDGRILYNKETLQVSLTCDRSIDSIFEFTLPHGFHSIECQFNKDFNFNEIEGTCFQIILINPSQISILNYDFHCEIINQHTLKFNSDLIDTWFDLFPHFIISTDSKDNILFTKISNSITFKLHADLNFKNSPLRDFIFPHIFCSTEENEIIALNLIDQTKFNYNISSILNSNEKLTKIYSNDIFETNQKIFQMNLINGAISSYSILFNKTSKTSLVNIIPNDRMIIVEKHLYSIVCSIYKFNNMTWYFNGFYELSNTLHRSFILSNLYYTDNTITISNNNQFYTFELSNR, translated from the coding sequence ATGGGACTTCCTATTGAAACGTTCGAATTTTCAAACCatattttagaaaatcGTATCCACTCATATAATAATCACCATCCTCctcatattttcaaatcattattatcttcaaataatgatttgGTTTCTTCACATTATCCAATTCTaaataatcaaatcaaacaaGAACTCATACATGTTTCTACTTCGAGGTtagcaacaacaacaacacTATCCAGATCGAGAAATGTCAATGCTAATAACtggaaattgaatttaaagGATTCTGGTACACTATCAAATGAAGGTAATATGATCAAGAATACCATCTCAAATGATGGAAGAATCTTGTACAATAAAGAAACGTTACAAGTGTCTTTAACTTGTGATCGTTCAatagattcaatttttgaattcacATTACCTCATGGATTTCATTCCATCGAATGTCAGTTTAACaaagattttaattttaatgaaatagaAGGTACTTGTttccaaattattttgattaatCCATCtcaaatttcaatcttAAATTATGATTTCCATTGTGAAATTATTAATCAACATACATTAAAATTTAACTCAGATTTAATCGATACTTGGTTCGATCTTTTCCCacattttattatatccACTGATTCAAAGGATAATATTCTATTTACAAAGAtctcaaattcaattactTTTAAATTACACGCTGatttaaattttaaaaaCTCACCACTAAGAGATTTTATTTTCCCACATATTTTCTGTTCcactgaagaaaatgaaattattgcTCTAAACTTAATAGATCAgacaaaattcaattataatatttcatcaatattaaattcaaatgaaaaattaaccAAAATATACTCAAAtgacatttttgaaactaatcaaaagattttccaaatgaatttgatcaatGGGGCCATATCTTCATATTCaatccttttcaataagacCTCAAAAACGTCCCTGGTCAATATTATCCCAAATGATAGGATGATAATAGTGGAAAAGCATCTATATTCAATAGTATGCTCCATTTACAAATTTAATAACATGACCTGGTACTTCAATGGATTCTATGAGCTATCAAACACGCTCCACAGATCCTTCATCCTCAGCAATCTCTACTACACCGACAACACAATCaccatttcaaataataatcaaTTCTATACTTTTGAACTCTCTAATAGATAA
- the HNM1 gene encoding Hnm1p (similar to Saccharomyces cerevisiae HNM1 (YGL077C); ancestral locus Anc_6.205), producing MGIKIYAKCQDTITMSLHKRRSNTPSKDPEILSDKLIEQDEDIHLRKSFSLWSILGVGFGLTNSWFGISASMITGITSGGPMMIVYGIIIIALISICIGVSLGELSSAYPHAGGQFHWTLQLASPKHKRFAAYMCGSFAYAGSVFTSASTTLSVATLLVGMYSLTHENFIPKRWHVFVCFELVHLFLMLFNCYGKSLPLISSSSLYISLFSFFTITITVLACSSGKFNDSKFVFATFYNETGWKSSAIAFIVGLINPAWSFSCLDCATHMAFEVEKPERVIPMAIMGTIAIGFLTSFAYVISMFFSIRNIQDVLNSNSGAPILEIYNQALGNKAGAVILGCLVLFTSFGCVIACHTWQARLCWSFARDKGLPYSRFWSQVNPTFGVPLHAHLMSCTLISIIGLLYLASSTAFNSLITACIAFLLLSYSIPVICLLLRKRDMNRGPFWLGKFGLFSNIVLLAWTVFSLVFFSFPSQIPVNRNNMNYVSVVIAGYTFFSVSYWFVKGKNEFYLDDNIISSSSEEEADIVTREDVILIEDK from the coding sequence ATGggaatcaaaatatatgcCAAGTGTCAAGATACCATTACCATGTCATTGCATAAAAGGAGGTCTAATACCCCGTCAAAGGACCCGGAGATACTCAGTGACAAATTAATAGAacaagatgaagatatacATTTAAGAAAATCCTTCTCGTTATGGTCAATTCTAGGTGTTGGATTCGGTTTAACCAACTCTTGGTTCGGTATTTCCGCATCCATGATCACAGGTATCACTTCTGGTGGCCCCATGATGATTGTATACggtatcatcatcatcgctttgatttcaatttgtatAGGTGTCTCACTAGGTGAATTGTCTTCTGCCTATCCTCATGCAGGTGGTCAGTTCCATTGGACTCTTCAATTAGCTAGCCCAAAACATAAGAGATTTGCCGCTTACATGTGTGGATCATTTGCATACGCTGGCTCTGTTTTCACCAGTGCCTCAACAACTCTCTCGGTAGCTACTCTATTGGTAGGAATGTATTCTTTAACTCATGAGAATTTCATACCAAAGAGATGGCATGTCTTCGTCTGTTTCGAACTAGTACATCTGTTTCTAATGTTATTCAATTGTTACGGTAAATCCTTACCCCTCATCTCTTCGTCGTCACTTTACATATcacttttttcatttttcacCATCACTATAACAGTTCTAGCATGTTCAAGTGGTAAGttcaatgattcaaaattcgTCTTTGCAACTTTCTATAATGAAACGGGTTGGAAAAGTAGTGCAATTGCATTCATTGTAGGGCTAATTAATCCTGCTTGGTCATTTTCATGTCTAGATTGTGCCACTCATATGGCTTTCGAAGTGGAAAAACCAGAAAGAGTTATCCCCATGGCAATCATGGGCACAATTGCGATCGGTTTCCTCACTTCTTTTGCATATGTTATATCGATGTTTTTCTCCATTCGTAATATTCAAGATGTTTTAAACTCAAATAGCGGGGCACCAATCTTAGAAATTTATAATCAAGCCCTTGGAAATAAAGCTGGCGCGGTCATCCTAGGATGTTTAGTTCTGTTCACATCTTTCGGTTGTGTCATTGCCTGTCACACTTGGCAAGCAAGGCTTTGTTGGTCTTTTGCAAGAGATAAAGGTCTACCATATTCACGATTCTGGTCACAGGTTAATCCAACTTTCGGCGTCCCATTACACGCTCATCTCATGTCATGCACTTTGATCTCCATTATTGGTCTTCTATATCTAGCGTCCTCAACTGCTTTCAACTCTCTGATCACTGCTTGTATTGCCTTTTTATTACTGTCATACTCAATACCCGTTATCTGCTTACTTCTACGGAAAAGAGACATGAATCGTGGTCCATTTTGGCTTGGAAAATTTGGTCTTTTCAGCAATATCGTACTTCTAGCTTGGACCGTGTTTTCACTAgtctttttctctttcccTTCTCAAATACCCGTCAATAGAAATAATATGAACTATGTCTCGGTAGTCATTGCCGGTTATACCTTCTTCTCAGTTTCTTACTGGTTCGTCAAAGGTAAAAATGAGTTCTATCTAGATGACAACATCATCTCCTCCTCctctgaagaagaagctgaTATAGTCACCCGAGAAGATGTTATCCTTATTGAAGAcaaatga